In Acidimicrobiales bacterium, the sequence CGCGCCGGGGCAGCTTTGCAGGTCGTGCAACAAGCCGGCCACGACGCCCTGATCGAGTTGCGCCGTCTCCTCACCGTGCTCGGGGACACGTCCCTCCCGGCCGAGACGGGACCACTCCCGGGAATCGACGACCTGGCGCCTCTCGTCGCGCGCACCACCGGCACCGCTTTGCGAGTCGATCTTGAAGTCGAGGGAACCACCCGACCGGTCTCAGCAAGTGTCGGCCTGTGCGCCTATCGGATCGTCCAAGAGGCGCTGACCAACGTGATCAAACACGCCGATGCCGCTCGCGCCAAGGTGAGCCTGGCCTGGGCGCCAGACGCACTGGAACTCGAGATCGCCGATGATGGCCATGGGCTGGCGACTTTTCGCGCCGAGGGGGTCGGGCGGGGTCTCATCGGAATGCGCGAGCGAGTCGCAGTCCTCGACGGGTCGTTGCACACCGGGTCAAGTGTCCGAGGTGGCTTCGTCGTGCACGCTTCGCTCCCCCTCGCCGAGGAACTGGCATGAGGATCGGCCGGCACGCACTGCGGTGGCTCGACGCACCCTGGCTGGACGTCGTGCTGGCGCTGACGTTGGTG encodes:
- a CDS encoding histidine kinase gives rise to the protein LDTEDHHAVISATREERTRIAGELHDVIGHCLSVIVLQAGGARMLVRSDPDRAGAALQVVQQAGHDALIELRRLLTVLGDTSLPAETGPLPGIDDLAPLVARTTGTALRVDLEVEGTTRPVSASVGLCAYRIVQEALTNVIKHADAARAKVSLAWAPDALELEIADDGHGLATFRAEGVGRGLIGMRERVAVLDGSLHTGSSVRGGFVVHASLPLAEELA